One Thunnus thynnus chromosome 21, fThuThy2.1, whole genome shotgun sequence DNA segment encodes these proteins:
- the LOC137173803 gene encoding uncharacterized protein, protein MRSAAVFLALLLCLSWTRAQGVSGGGTESDITQTDVQSEILGVKATSDQTNITPDIWAELEELRYVVIQHSLELRKMEQENTVTRNVFTDLKARMNTTENVVEELKRENTVLEARMNDSENLVKELQRENKDLKSRLNTAENMVEELKRENTGKLQNPQLPVY, encoded by the exons ATGAGGAGTGCTGCAGTTTTTCTGGCgttgctgctctgtctgtccTGGACGAGGGCTCAGGGTGTGAGTGGAGGGGGGACAGAGAGTGATATCACTCAGACAGATGTTCAGTCTGAGATCCTGGGTGTTAAAGCAACCAGTGATCAGACTAACATCACCCCTGATATCTGGGCTGAACTGGAGGAGCTGAGATACGTGGTGATCCAACACAGTCTGGAGCTGAGGAAGATGGAGCAAGAGAATACAG TAACTAGAAATGTGTTCACAGATTTGAAGGCCAGAATGAACACTACTGAAAATgtggtggaggagctcaagagGGAGAACACCG TTTTGGAGGCCAGAATGAACGACAGTGAAAATTTGGTCAAGGAGCTccagagagagaacaaag ATTTGAAGTCCAGATTGAACACTGCTGAAAACAtggtggaggagctcaagagGGAGAACACTGGTAAGCTGCAGAATCCAcagctgccagtttattag
- the LOC137173805 gene encoding uncharacterized protein produces MRSAAAFLVLLLCLYWTRAQGENGGVTENDVTQQGRAETFRGAVAQITQTDVQSEILGVKTTSDQTNITPDIWAELKELRDMMIQHKVELRNSKSKIEKLEQENTGECINVSHTALHTFMQCLYIIEMTVLNLLVRVTACENKSTVLEARMSSNEFQVEELKRENAVLEARLNTAENVVEELKRENTVLEARMTSNENEVEELKGENAAIQARLTASENKNAVLEARMTSNENEVEELKGENAERPKVAFSVGLTDAGEVGPFNTEITLKFSKVFTNIGQAYSPTTGVFIAPVRGAYYFRFNGFETRDTNSVGIRLYHNGKQMTYSFDTVVNNGYVNVSNGFVLQLEKGDMIYLVLCAGCSVHDSTYNRTTFSGFLLFAM; encoded by the exons ATGAGGAGTGCTGCAGCTTTTCTGGtgttgctgctctgtctgtacTGGACGAGGGCTCAGGGTGAGAATGGAGGGGTGACAGAGAATGATGTCACTCAGCAGGGCCGTGCAGAGACCTTTAGAGGGGCAGttgctcaaa TCACTCAGACAGATGTTCAGTCTGAGATCCTGGGTGTCAAAACAACCAGTGATCAGACTAACATCACCCCTGATATCTGGGCtgagctgaaggagctgagagacATGATGATCCAACACAAGGTGGAGCTGAGGAACAGCAAGAGCAAGATAGAGAAGCTGGAGCAAGAGAATACAGGTGAGTGTATTAATGTCAGTCACACAGCGCttcacacattcatgcaatGTTTGTATATTATTGAAATGACTGTTCTGA ATCTTCTAGTTAGAGTAACAGCGTGTGAAAATAAGAGCACAG TGTTGGAGGCCAGAATGAGCTCCAATGAGTTCCAggtggaggagctcaagagagagaatgcag TTTTGGAGGCCAGATTGAACACTGCTGAAAACgtggtggaggagctcaagagGGAGAACACCG tgttGGAGGCCAGAATGACCTCCAATGAAAATGAAGTGGAGGAGCTCAAGGGAGAGAATGCAG CCATACAGGCCAGACTAACAGCCAGTGAAAACAAGAATGCAG tgttGGAGGCCAGAATGACCTCCAATGAAAATGAAGTGGAGGAGCTCAAGGGAGAGAATGCAG aacGACCAAAAGTGGCGTTTTCTGTCGGCCTTACTGACGCAGGAGAAGTTGGACCTTTCAATACTGAAATCACACTTAAGTTCAGTAAAGTTTTCACCAACATCGGCCAGGCTTATAGCCCAACTACAG GTGTCTTTATAGCCCCAGTCAGAGGAGCCTACTACTTCAGATTCAATGGCTTTGAAACACGTGATACAAATTCAGTAGGAATTAGACTGTATCACAATGGCAAGCAAATGACTTACTCTTTTGATACAGTTGTTAACAATGGTTATGTCAATGTGTCTAATGGATTTGTTCTTCAACTGGAAAAGGGAGATATGATCTATCTGGTCCTCTGCGCAGGCTGCAGTGTTCATGATAGTACCTATAATCGTACTACTTTTAGTGGATTCCTACTTTTTGCTATGTGA
- the LOC137173521 gene encoding polycystin-1-like protein 1, which yields MDLDANTVVLFYLLNSESQSSFLGRTQIFLKTNPAPKGMTCQVQPIKGSELYTHFSIFCTLGKEDLLYEYSFSVGNRPPRILYQGRDFQYYFSLPSGDRSDDNKVTIYTKIRSSTYETATKPCPVTVQVQPSFLRDSSSHHDPDLELSESGLKNLSALVQLGNSVEIRNYISLLSSILNRLSMDTEANTHAQRRIRNILICTVCELESSEQVHTHICKTDRRTFIIPSNIFFKLL from the exons ATGGATCTGGATGCTAAcactgttgttctgttttatcttttgaaCTCAGAGTCTCAAAGTAGTTTTCTGGGCCGGACTCAGATATTCTTAAAAACCAACCCTGCACCAAAAGGAATGACGTGCCAGGTGCAACCGATCAAAGGGTCGGAGTTATACACACACTTCAGCATCTTCTGCACCTTGGGGAAAGAG GACTTACTGTATGAGTACAGCTTCAGTGTCGGAAACAGACCTCCCAGGATATTGTATCAGGGGAGAGACTTCCAGTACTACTTCAGCCTTCCTTCTGGAGACCGCAGCGACGACAATAAAG TAACTATTTACACAAAGATCAGAAGCAGCACGTATGAAACAGCCACTAAACCCTGTCCTGTCACCGTCCAAGTCCAGCCAAGCTTCCTCAGAGACTCCTCTTCCCATCATGATCCTGATCTGGAGCT ttcagAGTCAGGTCTGAAGAACCTGTCAGCTCTGGTGCAGCTTGGGAACAGTGTGGAGATCCGTAACTACATTAGTCTCCTTTCCAGCATCCTGAACAGACTCAGCATGGACACCGAGgccaacacacacgcacagagacGCATACGCAATATACTCATTTGTACAGTGTGTGAACTCGAGAGCAGCGAAcaggtgcacacacatatatgcaagACTGACAGAAGAACATTCATAATTCcctcaaatattttctttaagcTTCTCTGA
- the LOC137173519 gene encoding polycystin-1-like, which produces MKHLLLLNLTLNSDNNQNDDDRSDLTNCNENISDNTANINKAENHTGKITNQENSNDHNCINGSHGNINYDHNLNQHHNNIRCHGGTHSHPHPNGLIPLRHLHTSNRSSCRLHLHLHCRLPTTAGQYHLTASVLSTVDPSSVLLFTVLPPALMVYERIQALRPSGSWMSVVLTQTEFSLEVVSCVKSKVVWTFSLDDAVVINRTTENWNINVSLPIAGSYNVTVKAFNPVSWASFHTHILVQDPVGELVLKVPSVITTNRKHSVLFSVTAGSNVTESLLVNATVLYRNSNYAAEEEAAVVLFFDHAGTVVVELRAENRVSSQNKSATVRVEGKRKPSPQVNPTWQPPTSQRPVHNLTDNAVRIHAAQQAYPTNTDITFLVVADVPVPVEFLWYFGDSKSARTTSKTITKRYYTPGRYDVVVVVSGGRTSLTSEVFPLVIQRAVKLNRLVHRASVLQNHTVTLRCRVTVGTDVIFLWSFGDGPTRLGQSTEQHIFHK; this is translated from the exons ATGAAGCACCTACTTCTTCTCAACCTCACACTGAACAGCGACAACAACcaaaatgatgatgacagaAGTGACTTAACTAATTGCAATGAAAACATCAGCGACAACACCGCTAACATTAATAAAGCTGAGAATCATACAGGAAAAATTACCAACCAGGAAAACAGTAATGATCACAACTGTATTAACGGTAGCCATGGAAACATCAACTATGATCACAATCTCAATCAACACCACAATAACATCCGTTGTCACGGTGGCACCCACTCACATCCCCACCCCAACGGCCTCATCCCTCTACGCCACCTTCACACATCCAACCGCTCCAGCTGCCGTCTGCACCTCCACCTTCACTGCCGCCTCCCCACCACTGCAGGACAGTATCACCTCACAGCGTCTGTCCTTTCCACCGTTGATCCTTCATCAGTGCTGCTCTTCACTGTCCTGCCTCCAGCCTTGATGGTGTATGAGCGTATACAAGCCCTGAGGCCTTCTGGGAGTTGGATGTCAGTAGTTCTGACACAGACTGAATTCAGCCTGGAGGTTGTCAGCTGTGTGAAGTCGAAAGTGGTTTGGACTTTTAGTTTGGATGATGCTGTTGTGATTAACAGAACAACTGAAAATTGGAACATAAATGTGTCTCTTCCAATAGCAGGGAGTTATAATGTCACAGTTAAGGCATTTAACCCAGTCAGCTGGGCCTCCTTCCACACTCACATACTGGTTCAAGATCCAGTTGGAGAGCTGGTCTTAAAGGTTCCAAGTGTGATCACAACAAATCgaaaacattcagttttatttagcGTCACAGCAGGGTCGAATGTAACTGAGTCTCTGCTGGTGAATGCAACAGTACTGTACAGAAACAGCAACTACGCTGCAGAAGAGGAGGCAGcagtggttttgttttttgaccaTGCTGGGACAGTTGTGGTTGAGCTTCGAGCTGAGAATCGAGTCTCTTCTCAGAACAAGAGCGCGACAGTACGTGTTGAGGGGAAACGGAAGCCGTCACCACAAGTTAATCCAACCTGGCAACCACCCACTAGTCAAAGGCCTGTTCACAACCTTACTGACAATG CTGTGAGGATtcatgcagcacaacaagcttaTCCTACAAACACAGATATAACCTTCCTGGTTGTAGCTGATGTGCCAGtccctgtggagtttctctGGTACTTCGGAGACTCAAAATCCGCCAGAACCACCTCAAAGACCATCACCAAAAGATACTACACTCCCGGCAG GTATGATGTAGTCGTAGTCGTGTCTGGTGGTCGGACCTCCCTCACCTCTGAAGTGTTCCCACTGGTCATCCAGAGAGCAGTAAAGCTCAACAGGCTTGTCCACCGGGCCTCTGTCCTGCAGAACCACACAGTGACGCTGCGTTGTCGAGTCACCGTGGGCACCGATGTCATCTTCCTGTGGAGCTTTGGAGACGGACCAACAAGGCTGGGACAGAGCACAGAGCAGCACATCTTCCACAAGTGA